Proteins from a single region of Segatella copri:
- a CDS encoding DUF4954 family protein — protein MNDYRPLTTEEIEVLKHNDCWAEDWTSVNVSEDFKPNFMHRVMLYGEINIGSFNKNVEVSQGFVKHSGINNATLRNVTIGDDCLIENVGNFINNYTIGDDCYISNISTMETTEGATYGEGNLVSVLNEVGEGNVILFSDLNSQLAAFMVKHFPDKEMKEKIRQLIKADIDNKMPERGQIGNNVKIINTKEITNCVINDYCEVNGASRLSDCTLLGSAHGNVYIGTGVITENSIIAEGASVINSVKIQDCFVGEACQLSNGFTASASVFFANSYMSNGEACAAFCGPFTASHHKSSLLIGGMFSFYNAGSATNFSNHAYKMGPMHWGILERGSKTASGAYLLMPATLGSFSVCFGKLMHHPNTRNLPFAYLIADGDKMFLIPGRNITTVGLYRDIKKWPKRDLRAMENRKSIVNFDWLSPYSVGEILKGKKILENLREVTGDNVSQYLYHEYIIPASSLHKGIKYYDIALRIYMGAVLKRVLKRDPAITPPASHVGVGDWDDLSGLLLPVSEEEGIVRDVKEGTIGNIEQLLDRFEEINANYRDYQWAWTYQMICDYYGICDITLEDANRIHEDYIKARRSWIAEIRKDAEKEFAMGDVEEEVFRNFVDSLDQEIEYEN, from the coding sequence ATGAATGATTACAGACCTTTAACCACCGAGGAAATCGAGGTGCTTAAACATAACGACTGCTGGGCCGAAGACTGGACCTCAGTCAATGTATCAGAAGATTTCAAGCCCAACTTCATGCACCGCGTGATGCTCTATGGCGAAATAAACATCGGATCCTTCAACAAGAACGTGGAGGTGAGCCAGGGCTTCGTAAAGCATTCGGGCATCAACAATGCCACCTTGCGCAATGTAACCATAGGCGACGACTGTCTGATAGAAAACGTAGGCAATTTCATCAACAACTATACCATTGGCGATGATTGCTACATCTCAAACATCTCGACCATGGAAACCACCGAGGGAGCTACTTACGGCGAAGGAAATCTTGTGAGCGTACTCAACGAGGTGGGCGAAGGCAACGTAATCCTCTTCAGCGATCTGAACAGCCAGCTGGCAGCCTTCATGGTGAAGCATTTCCCTGACAAGGAAATGAAGGAGAAAATCCGCCAGCTCATCAAGGCCGACATCGACAACAAGATGCCGGAGAGAGGACAGATTGGCAACAATGTGAAGATTATCAATACCAAGGAGATTACCAACTGCGTAATCAATGATTACTGCGAAGTGAACGGTGCTTCCCGTCTGAGCGACTGTACGCTATTGGGCTCAGCTCATGGCAATGTATATATCGGCACAGGCGTTATTACAGAAAACAGCATCATCGCTGAAGGCGCCAGCGTCATCAACAGCGTAAAGATACAGGATTGCTTCGTAGGCGAAGCCTGCCAGCTGTCTAACGGCTTTACCGCATCAGCCTCCGTATTCTTCGCCAACTCCTATATGAGCAATGGCGAGGCTTGTGCAGCTTTCTGCGGTCCTTTCACCGCTTCTCATCATAAGAGCAGTCTGCTTATCGGAGGCATGTTCTCCTTCTATAACGCCGGTTCTGCCACCAACTTCAGCAACCATGCCTACAAGATGGGACCTATGCACTGGGGCATTCTGGAGCGCGGTTCCAAGACAGCCAGCGGTGCTTATCTCCTGATGCCAGCCACTCTGGGTTCCTTCTCAGTATGCTTCGGCAAGCTGATGCATCACCCTAACACCCGCAACCTGCCTTTCGCCTACCTCATTGCCGATGGCGACAAGATGTTCCTCATCCCGGGCAGAAACATCACTACCGTAGGTCTGTACCGCGACATCAAGAAATGGCCTAAGCGTGATCTCCGTGCTATGGAGAACCGCAAGAGCATCGTCAACTTCGACTGGCTTTCACCTTATTCTGTTGGCGAGATTCTGAAGGGTAAGAAGATTCTTGAAAACCTGCGCGAGGTAACGGGCGATAACGTTTCGCAGTATCTCTATCACGAATATATCATACCGGCTTCATCGCTCCACAAGGGCATCAAATATTATGATATCGCCCTCCGCATCTACATGGGTGCCGTATTGAAGCGTGTACTGAAGCGCGACCCAGCCATCACCCCTCCAGCCAGCCATGTCGGCGTGGGCGATTGGGATGATCTTTCGGGACTCCTACTCCCGGTTTCTGAAGAAGAAGGCATCGTTAGGGATGTGAAGGAAGGAACTATCGGGAATATAGAACAGTTGCTCGACCGGTTTGAAGAAATCAATGCCAACTATCGCGACTACCAGTGGGCATGGACCTACCAGATGATCTGCGATTACTACGGAATCTGTGACATCACACTCGAAGATGCCAACCGCATACACGAAGATTATATCAAGGCACGCCGCTCATGGATAGCAGAAATCCGAAAGGATGCTGAGAAAGAATTTGCCATGGGCGATGTGGAGGAAGAGGTTTTCCGCAACTTCGTCGACAGCCTCGACCAGGAAATAGAATACGAGAATTAA
- a CDS encoding DUF4903 domain-containing protein, with protein sequence MFKKANFKKNIACLSLLFFAVFAFCSCSSDEEITNSDANSELVKEATNYLNGEIVLSTNATMNGVNKTLLPEGCPTKFKFEWSKTDAQTFNISLLDFTVGNMGMIINFKCDVKCMVLNSWEQKEYTGDGWIKFKGEDGSVWGTDTDGSASSAKGSSVQGYYNAKTHQIQFIVNYNMMNVRSECFKQTIDKSRLATFDADKAKYEEDLKAYKKEHGIK encoded by the coding sequence ATGTTTAAGAAAGCAAACTTCAAGAAAAACATCGCCTGCCTATCTTTGCTTTTTTTCGCTGTTTTTGCTTTTTGTTCTTGTTCTTCTGATGAAGAAATCACTAACTCTGATGCAAATTCTGAACTTGTGAAAGAGGCAACGAACTATCTCAATGGTGAGATTGTTCTTAGTACCAATGCAACGATGAATGGCGTGAACAAGACCCTTTTACCAGAGGGATGTCCTACAAAGTTTAAGTTTGAATGGAGTAAGACAGACGCACAAACTTTCAACATTTCTTTGCTTGACTTCACGGTCGGAAACATGGGAATGATTATCAATTTTAAGTGTGATGTCAAGTGCATGGTGCTCAACTCTTGGGAGCAGAAAGAATATACAGGTGATGGTTGGATAAAGTTTAAGGGTGAAGACGGTTCTGTATGGGGTACAGATACTGATGGTTCTGCTTCAAGTGCAAAAGGCAGTAGTGTACAAGGCTATTACAATGCCAAAACTCACCAAATTCAGTTCATCGTAAACTATAACATGATGAACGTTCGTTCCGAATGTTTTAAGCAGACTATTGACAAGTCACGTCTCGCAACATTTGATGCCGACAAGGCAAAGTACGAGGAAGACTTGAAAGCGTATAAAAAGGAGCACGGAATCAAATAA
- a CDS encoding TonB-dependent receptor, whose translation MLTMTALSAQAQSRMEDSTMQIKEVVISTTRIPEIRSNSASTVTIIGHQQIVEMSKIAPDMSKILGLLTPGMALSSNTTSSRSQSLRGRSVLVLIDGIPQSTPLRATDRDIRTIDPAAVDHIEVVKGSTALYGNGAIGGVINIITKKSLTDKAFNGQTAISGSTYDFFRKSKGQGYRFNQQFYGRVRQFDYLVNGSYGRTGSNVDGDGQYISPRYGLGDTRTTNILTKLGYQFDSKNRLEFMYNYYRSLQDTKLIPQTGKYLVSPAVGVKGDRDPQAVDEGTRYNHNGYLKFTSKDIFAHTDFEASAYASSLFTIYDFRKANKKQPRWEETSGQSAVKDRKLGIRAQFDTRLVFSDNVFTNILYGYDFLKDKTAQPLIDGRLWVPWLTSYNHAPFVQTKTTLWQWLNVKVGGRYDFIRVKVPDYQVLRNRLSDPVVDVKGGNLDYDNFSFNAGISFNKYKVFQPFIAFSQGFSIFDLGRTLRAAKADVLSKISTEPVKTDNYEVGAYSNISNWLQLNASFFYTYSKLGSDLVIENGFWVVNRKPQKVYGVELSADARLLSNLKSGVNFTWMEGKVKSDEGKWDAYMSNISIPAPKLALYINYEPLRNTYVNLQYVHTGKRDRFSTNEKGNYNEGEGIVKRINLVNMTAGYKLQNWDFSLGISNLLNNTYYTPASMMMARDAEYAHGDGRNVTFTVSYRY comes from the coding sequence ATGCTGACTATGACGGCTCTGTCTGCACAAGCTCAAAGCAGAATGGAAGACAGTACCATGCAGATTAAGGAAGTGGTAATCAGTACGACACGCATACCGGAGATCCGGTCCAATTCTGCTTCTACTGTAACCATTATCGGTCACCAGCAGATTGTAGAGATGAGCAAGATTGCTCCTGACATGTCCAAGATTCTCGGTCTTCTCACTCCCGGAATGGCACTTTCAAGCAACACCACGAGTTCGCGTTCTCAAAGTCTTCGGGGCCGCAGCGTGTTAGTGCTCATTGACGGAATTCCACAATCAACTCCACTCCGTGCTACAGACCGTGACATCCGCACTATCGACCCGGCTGCCGTAGACCATATAGAAGTAGTGAAAGGCTCTACAGCACTCTATGGCAACGGTGCTATCGGTGGTGTCATCAATATCATCACTAAGAAGAGCTTGACGGATAAGGCTTTCAATGGACAAACCGCCATATCCGGCTCAACCTATGATTTCTTCCGCAAGAGCAAAGGACAAGGCTATAGATTTAATCAGCAGTTCTATGGCCGTGTCCGTCAGTTTGATTATCTCGTCAATGGATCCTATGGTCGCACAGGAAGTAACGTAGATGGCGACGGACAGTATATCTCTCCAAGATATGGCCTTGGCGATACCCGTACAACCAATATCCTCACGAAGCTCGGCTATCAGTTTGACAGCAAGAACCGCTTAGAGTTTATGTACAACTACTATCGAAGCCTGCAAGACACGAAGCTGATTCCTCAGACTGGCAAGTATCTCGTCAGTCCAGCTGTGGGGGTGAAAGGAGACCGTGACCCTCAGGCCGTTGATGAAGGCACTCGCTATAACCATAATGGATACCTGAAGTTTACATCCAAGGATATCTTCGCTCATACCGATTTCGAGGCTTCTGCTTATGCTTCCAGCCTCTTCACCATCTACGATTTCCGTAAAGCTAACAAGAAACAGCCACGGTGGGAAGAGACAAGTGGGCAGTCAGCAGTCAAGGACCGGAAACTTGGCATTCGTGCCCAGTTCGACACACGACTTGTCTTCTCCGACAATGTTTTTACGAACATTCTCTATGGCTATGATTTCTTAAAGGACAAGACCGCCCAACCGCTTATCGACGGGAGGCTGTGGGTGCCATGGCTGACAAGCTACAACCATGCGCCTTTCGTTCAGACCAAGACAACACTCTGGCAGTGGCTCAACGTTAAGGTGGGCGGACGTTATGACTTCATCCGTGTGAAAGTGCCTGATTACCAGGTGCTGCGTAACAGACTTTCCGATCCTGTAGTGGACGTTAAAGGTGGCAACCTCGACTATGACAACTTCTCGTTCAACGCCGGTATCTCTTTCAACAAGTACAAGGTCTTCCAGCCATTCATAGCGTTCTCTCAGGGATTTTCCATCTTTGACCTCGGTCGTACGCTGCGTGCTGCCAAGGCTGATGTGCTCTCGAAGATCTCAACGGAACCTGTAAAGACCGATAACTACGAGGTGGGTGCATACTCCAATATCTCCAACTGGCTACAGCTGAATGCTTCTTTCTTCTACACCTACTCAAAACTGGGTAGTGACCTGGTGATAGAAAATGGGTTCTGGGTCGTCAACCGGAAGCCGCAGAAGGTGTATGGTGTTGAACTCAGTGCCGACGCACGTCTGTTAAGCAACCTCAAATCCGGTGTAAACTTCACATGGATGGAAGGCAAGGTGAAGAGTGACGAGGGTAAATGGGATGCTTACATGTCGAATATCTCTATCCCCGCTCCGAAACTCGCACTGTATATTAATTATGAGCCGCTGCGCAACACGTATGTCAACCTGCAGTACGTTCACACAGGTAAGCGTGATCGCTTCTCCACTAACGAGAAAGGTAACTACAATGAAGGCGAGGGCATCGTTAAGCGCATCAACCTGGTTAATATGACTGCTGGCTATAAACTCCAAAATTGGGATTTCAGTCTTGGCATCAGCAACCTGCTAAACAACACTTATTACACGCCGGCCTCAATGATGATGGCGCGTGATGCTGAATATGCGCATGGCGACGGCCGTAACGTCACATTTACTGTCAGCTATCGTTACTAA
- a CDS encoding fumarate hydratase yields MAKTPDFKYAPMFQIGEDKTEYRLISKEGVSTAEFEGKTILKVSKEALTLLAQQGFHDVEFKLRREHNLQVAKILSDPEASENDKYVALQFLRNADTAVKGILPFCQDTGTAIIHGEKGQRVWTDFEDEEALSLGVYNTFTQDNLRYSQNAPLNMYDEVNTRCNLPAQIDIEATEGDEYRFVMVAKGGGSANKTYFYPMTKATIQNEGTLLPFLVEKMKSLGTAACPPYHIAFVIGGTSAEKNLLTVKLASIKYYDELPTTGDETGRAFRDIDLENKLLKEAHKIGLGAQFGGKYLAHDIRVIRLPRHGASCPIGMGVSCSADRNIKAKINKDGIWLEKMDENPTELIPEELRNPGEGTKGIEIDLDKGIDAVRAELSKYPVSTRVNLKGTIIVARDIAHAKLKARLDAGEEMPEYFKNHPILYAGPAKTPEGYPCGSMGPTTANRMDPYVDEFQDHGASLVMIAKGNRGDVVTEACKKHGGFYLGTIGGVAAVLSKSSIKSIECVEYPELGMEAIWKITVEDFPAFILVDDKGNDFFKQLKPWTPCKECQK; encoded by the coding sequence ATGGCAAAAACTCCAGATTTTAAGTATGCTCCAATGTTCCAGATTGGAGAGGACAAGACAGAGTATCGCCTTATCTCTAAGGAAGGCGTAAGTACAGCAGAGTTCGAGGGTAAGACTATCCTCAAGGTTTCTAAGGAAGCTCTTACTTTGCTGGCACAGCAGGGTTTCCACGACGTAGAGTTCAAGCTCCGTCGTGAGCACAACCTCCAGGTAGCTAAGATTCTCAGCGACCCAGAGGCTTCAGAGAACGACAAGTACGTAGCACTCCAGTTCCTCCGCAATGCAGATACTGCCGTGAAGGGCATCCTCCCATTCTGCCAGGATACAGGTACAGCTATCATCCACGGTGAAAAGGGTCAGCGTGTATGGACCGACTTCGAGGATGAAGAGGCTTTGAGCCTGGGTGTATACAACACCTTTACACAGGACAACCTCCGTTATTCTCAGAACGCTCCTCTCAACATGTATGATGAGGTGAACACCCGTTGCAACCTTCCTGCTCAGATTGATATCGAGGCTACAGAGGGCGACGAGTACCGCTTCGTGATGGTAGCTAAGGGTGGTGGCTCTGCCAACAAGACCTACTTCTACCCAATGACCAAGGCTACTATCCAGAACGAGGGCACATTGCTCCCATTCCTCGTAGAGAAGATGAAGAGTCTGGGTACAGCAGCATGTCCTCCTTACCACATCGCCTTCGTTATCGGTGGTACTTCAGCTGAGAAGAACCTCCTCACCGTGAAGTTGGCTTCTATCAAGTACTACGATGAGTTGCCTACAACAGGTGATGAGACGGGTCGTGCTTTCCGTGACATCGACTTGGAGAACAAGCTCCTCAAAGAGGCTCACAAGATTGGCTTGGGTGCACAGTTCGGCGGTAAGTATCTCGCTCACGATATCCGCGTGATCCGTTTGCCACGTCATGGTGCAAGCTGCCCTATCGGTATGGGTGTAAGCTGCTCTGCCGACCGTAACATCAAGGCTAAGATCAACAAGGACGGTATCTGGTTGGAGAAGATGGATGAGAACCCAACAGAGTTGATTCCTGAGGAGCTCCGTAACCCAGGTGAGGGTACCAAGGGTATCGAGATTGACCTCGACAAGGGTATCGACGCAGTTCGTGCTGAGTTGAGCAAGTATCCTGTAAGCACCCGTGTTAACTTGAAGGGTACCATCATCGTGGCTCGTGACATCGCTCACGCTAAGCTCAAGGCTCGTCTGGATGCAGGCGAGGAGATGCCTGAGTACTTCAAGAACCACCCTATCCTCTATGCAGGACCAGCCAAGACTCCAGAGGGTTATCCATGTGGCTCTATGGGACCTACCACAGCCAACCGTATGGATCCATACGTAGATGAGTTCCAGGATCATGGCGCTAGCCTTGTAATGATTGCCAAGGGTAACCGTGGCGATGTTGTTACAGAGGCTTGCAAGAAGCATGGTGGTTTCTACCTCGGTACTATCGGTGGTGTAGCTGCCGTTCTCTCTAAGAGTTCTATCAAGAGCATCGAGTGCGTAGAGTACCCAGAGCTCGGTATGGAGGCTATCTGGAAGATTACCGTAGAGGACTTCCCTGCATTCATCCTCGTAGATGATAAGGGCAACGACTTCTTCAAGCAGTTGAAGCCTTGGACTCCTTGCAAGGAATGCCAGAAGTAA
- a CDS encoding YncE family protein: MRKNMIMIGAGIMLALASCDKTEIREITEDRVVPQPVDTIKVADHFYLDGHLSRTAEDLGGRPLDAANLFNDGEELYVANFAGKCVDVFDAETLEFKRSMSNGDRTLARDVYAEGDHLFVAAGENQEVQIFDRKTGKYLSRLGTGSWPASMISKVGCVCATPRLVFVRDSKYTNIRVFDREALNLGAANNNKVFAKLSTGGDFIGSSNEPLGESYDMEVIGDSLYAFIPRTGTIYSWKVEDIIQQKDYAPLKVSRSQEFKLRSISKTGDKDKFFVSMLKDGKIQLAEYSLADFQARNFANPLRCFTADDRVLLPSQTIIAYQKEKLILTNGAKLDRWDIRNNPAYEIKPRQK, from the coding sequence ATGAGAAAAAATATGATCATGATAGGAGCAGGAATAATGCTGGCTTTAGCTTCCTGCGATAAGACAGAAATACGTGAGATAACGGAAGACAGAGTGGTACCGCAACCGGTAGATACCATCAAGGTGGCAGATCATTTCTATCTGGACGGACATCTTTCCCGCACAGCCGAAGATTTAGGTGGCAGACCGCTGGATGCAGCCAACCTCTTTAACGATGGCGAAGAGTTGTATGTAGCAAATTTTGCAGGCAAGTGTGTCGATGTCTTCGATGCCGAAACGTTGGAATTCAAGCGCAGCATGAGCAACGGTGACCGCACGCTGGCACGCGATGTTTATGCTGAAGGCGACCATCTCTTTGTGGCTGCCGGCGAAAATCAGGAGGTACAGATCTTCGACAGGAAAACGGGCAAATATCTCAGCCGCCTGGGCACAGGTTCCTGGCCAGCCAGCATGATTTCGAAGGTGGGCTGTGTTTGCGCAACCCCTCGTCTTGTTTTCGTGCGCGACTCTAAGTATACCAACATCCGAGTCTTCGACCGCGAGGCGCTGAACCTGGGGGCAGCAAACAACAATAAGGTATTTGCCAAGCTCAGTACGGGTGGCGATTTCATTGGCAGCAGTAATGAGCCGCTGGGAGAATCCTACGATATGGAGGTGATTGGCGATTCGCTCTATGCCTTCATCCCTCGCACGGGAACCATCTATTCATGGAAAGTAGAAGACATCATCCAGCAAAAGGATTATGCCCCGCTCAAGGTTTCCCGTTCTCAGGAGTTCAAGCTACGTTCCATTTCAAAGACCGGTGACAAGGATAAGTTCTTCGTATCAATGTTGAAGGACGGCAAGATACAGTTGGCAGAATACAGTCTCGCCGATTTCCAGGCAAGAAACTTTGCCAATCCGTTGCGCTGTTTCACCGCCGATGACCGCGTCCTCCTTCCTTCGCAGACCATTATAGCCTACCAGAAGGAGAAACTGATACTCACCAATGGTGCAAAGTTAGACCGCTGGGATATCCGCAACAATCCGGCATACGAAATCAAGCCAAGACAGAAATAA
- a CDS encoding thiol protease/hemagglutinin PrtT gives MKKKEERKKWKGLKNGFLLVGFIALLIASKQTVRAEEINWLKAAEIAKRYVTLPQDTGMKAKEKSRKNKTGSPYYIYNDARGRGFVIVSGDDQMGEVLGYSKEGSLDTLNANPCVKLLLSGYRQTFEVLKEGKVKVQSHTRNGLYSKTVAPMMKSKWGQSYPFNAKTGYNYSGCVATAVAQMMYYHQWPTQGQGKNEYVVTYYQTKKSADFSQSHYDWANMLPDYRYPVQATPAQIDAVALLMNDVGVASFMQYTPSASGTQGVFAYQALQKHFDYSAAYVTKAVEGPGRFAEILRQELLNGCPVYLEGRPAGSTSGHAWVTDGFDENGLFHMNFGWEGQGDAYYSLTNLNVSQTGSEFQGKPLAFNRAITAILAHPNNGKYPEIERGLLETSPQLMFNEGGSLSLKEASGKLFDPSQPVTVEMNSFVNRGKPFRGDIGVAVYDEAGNLKQVVYSDDHQQGGFTERLYGGEQKGWMGTDYLIHQAQKISLSLAGLENGYYRIIAICAARKDDGSWDDFLPMKKAPVIGVELKDGAGRISEICSEDARFQLMGQPRLDGKAEQGSKVLAFFTIKNLNGVPRDCYLRVKLLDENQEVVLSTRVDQLTEIDGFSETEIPILLSVPAQLAPGYYQVKLEITSDEAETQNCPVNGIHDQDAAYIEVVKGEGKPLMAKAEVFLADDANVKIETGSVDVSKVSLFKMGVSLRTTEDRSYEGHVSLISEDVDTKEEIEVNGLSDDVSVSSAFDVPLYSYWLRKSNLPWADGHTYLLRVMGEMGGKEVELKNPQEPSYFLKRKGDILILYQDIVTGIENATISDTETEICREGHQLLVSGKDVRKIKLYHAGGNLLRQASATDGKTVSLSLQGIRQGVYLLRVETGMQSKTYKLLL, from the coding sequence ATGAAAAAGAAAGAAGAAAGGAAAAAATGGAAGGGACTGAAAAACGGGTTCCTGTTGGTGGGATTCATAGCCTTGCTGATAGCCAGTAAGCAAACTGTTCGTGCCGAGGAAATCAATTGGCTGAAGGCGGCGGAGATAGCTAAGAGATATGTCACTCTGCCGCAAGATACCGGTATGAAAGCAAAGGAGAAGAGCAGGAAAAATAAGACCGGTTCACCTTATTATATATATAATGATGCGCGGGGACGGGGATTCGTTATCGTATCAGGTGATGACCAGATGGGTGAAGTGCTGGGATACAGCAAAGAAGGTAGTCTCGATACGCTCAATGCCAATCCCTGCGTAAAACTGCTGCTTTCGGGATACCGACAGACTTTTGAGGTGCTGAAAGAAGGAAAGGTGAAGGTGCAAAGCCATACACGCAACGGACTTTACTCTAAAACCGTAGCGCCGATGATGAAAAGCAAATGGGGACAGTCGTATCCGTTTAATGCTAAAACGGGATATAATTACAGCGGCTGTGTGGCTACGGCTGTGGCTCAGATGATGTATTATCATCAGTGGCCGACTCAGGGACAGGGAAAAAACGAATATGTGGTAACCTACTACCAGACCAAGAAAAGTGCGGATTTCAGTCAGTCGCACTACGACTGGGCCAACATGTTGCCCGACTACCGCTATCCGGTTCAGGCTACTCCTGCACAGATAGATGCCGTAGCCTTACTGATGAACGATGTGGGTGTGGCTTCTTTCATGCAATATACGCCCAGCGCAAGTGGAACCCAGGGAGTCTTTGCCTATCAGGCGCTGCAGAAGCATTTCGATTATTCGGCAGCCTACGTTACGAAAGCTGTAGAAGGACCGGGGAGGTTTGCAGAAATCCTGAGACAGGAACTGCTTAACGGATGTCCGGTTTATCTGGAAGGCAGACCAGCCGGTTCGACTTCCGGTCATGCCTGGGTAACTGATGGTTTCGATGAAAACGGCCTCTTCCACATGAACTTCGGTTGGGAGGGACAGGGCGATGCCTATTATTCGCTCACCAATCTCAATGTTTCGCAGACCGGAAGTGAGTTTCAGGGCAAACCGCTTGCCTTTAACCGTGCCATTACCGCCATCTTAGCTCATCCCAACAACGGGAAATATCCAGAAATAGAGCGCGGACTGCTGGAAACTTCGCCGCAGCTGATGTTCAACGAGGGTGGTTCTCTCAGCCTGAAAGAGGCGTCGGGAAAGTTATTCGACCCTTCACAGCCGGTAACTGTCGAGATGAATTCCTTCGTCAACAGAGGCAAGCCTTTCAGGGGTGACATCGGTGTTGCTGTTTATGATGAGGCAGGGAATCTCAAGCAGGTGGTTTATTCTGATGATCATCAGCAGGGAGGCTTTACGGAAAGACTTTATGGCGGAGAGCAGAAGGGATGGATGGGAACTGATTATCTGATCCATCAGGCTCAGAAAATCAGTCTCAGTCTTGCCGGTCTTGAAAACGGCTATTACCGTATCATCGCTATATGTGCAGCCCGGAAGGATGATGGTTCATGGGATGATTTCCTGCCGATGAAGAAGGCACCTGTTATCGGGGTGGAACTGAAAGACGGTGCCGGCCGCATCTCTGAAATCTGTTCGGAAGATGCCCGCTTCCAACTGATGGGGCAGCCAAGACTTGACGGCAAAGCTGAACAGGGCAGCAAGGTACTTGCCTTCTTCACTATCAAGAACCTCAATGGTGTGCCGCGCGACTGTTACCTGAGAGTGAAACTGCTGGATGAGAACCAGGAGGTTGTGCTGAGTACACGTGTGGACCAGCTGACCGAAATAGATGGTTTCAGCGAGACCGAAATCCCGATTCTCCTTTCGGTTCCTGCCCAGCTTGCTCCGGGATATTATCAGGTGAAACTGGAGATTACTTCGGATGAAGCCGAAACCCAGAATTGTCCGGTCAACGGTATCCACGACCAGGATGCAGCCTATATAGAGGTGGTAAAGGGAGAGGGGAAACCGCTGATGGCAAAAGCTGAAGTCTTTCTGGCTGATGATGCGAACGTGAAGATAGAAACCGGAAGCGTCGATGTATCGAAGGTATCTCTCTTCAAGATGGGTGTTTCGCTGCGTACGACAGAAGACCGCAGTTACGAGGGGCATGTTTCCCTCATCTCTGAAGATGTAGATACAAAGGAAGAAATAGAGGTAAATGGACTCAGTGATGATGTAAGCGTCTCATCAGCTTTCGACGTGCCGCTTTACAGCTACTGGCTGCGCAAGAGTAATCTGCCTTGGGCCGACGGTCATACCTATCTGCTCAGGGTGATGGGCGAGATGGGAGGAAAGGAAGTGGAACTGAAGAATCCGCAGGAACCTTCTTATTTTCTCAAGCGAAAGGGCGATATCCTTATTCTCTATCAGGATATAGTTACAGGAATAGAAAATGCTACCATCTCTGATACTGAAACCGAGATCTGTCGCGAGGGACATCAACTCTTGGTTTCGGGCAAGGACGTGAGAAAGATTAAACTGTATCATGCGGGAGGAAACCTGCTCAGACAGGCATCTGCTACGGATGGAAAAACAGTCAGTCTCTCTTTACAGGGTATCAGACAAGGCGTTTATCTGTTGCGGGTAGAAACCGGTATGCAAAGCAAGACATATAAACTGCTGCTTTAA